The Nitrospira sp. KM1 genome includes a window with the following:
- a CDS encoding pseudouridine synthase: protein MSRIQKRARTETLALNKPYGVLPSFTDPEGRPTLSRFVDVPGVYPAGRLDRDSEGLLILTSDGMLAHRITDPRHKLPKVYFVQVERVPGEAALQELRDGVLLGEVRTRPAHVRLLSEEPTLPERPVSIRFRKSVPTAWLEMTIHEGMNRQVRRMTAAVGHPTLRLVRIAIGPVQLGNLASGEWRPLTGSELALLRPERPHPP from the coding sequence ATGAGCCGGATCCAGAAACGTGCGAGAACGGAAACGCTTGCGCTGAACAAACCGTACGGAGTGCTGCCTTCTTTTACTGATCCCGAGGGACGCCCGACGCTCTCGCGGTTCGTCGATGTGCCGGGTGTATACCCAGCCGGGCGCCTGGACCGGGACAGCGAGGGCCTTTTGATCCTCACTTCCGATGGGATGCTGGCGCATCGGATCACCGACCCTCGTCATAAGCTTCCCAAAGTCTATTTCGTGCAGGTCGAACGTGTTCCGGGCGAAGCGGCTCTGCAAGAGCTGCGCGACGGAGTGCTCCTCGGCGAAGTTCGGACAAGACCGGCCCATGTCCGGCTGCTCTCGGAGGAGCCAACACTTCCGGAGCGTCCGGTTTCGATCAGGTTCAGAAAATCCGTTCCGACAGCATGGTTGGAAATGACGATCCATGAAGGCATGAACCGCCAGGTCCGTCGCATGACCGCGGCAGTGGGACATCCAACCCTGCGGCTGGTGCGCATCGCGATCGGTCCGGTCCAACTCGGGAATTTGGCATCCGGCGAATGGCGCCCGTTGACCGGTTCTGAACTCGCGTTGCTTCGACCGGAACGCCCGCATCCACCTTGA
- a CDS encoding type II toxin-antitoxin system VapC family toxin — protein MSREEGARILTQFETHLQEGYCRILPVRTRDYRMARSWLTQLQDILRTLDALYLAVAESSGASTLTADKRLAAEAQALGLSVKLLTITPRR, from the coding sequence TTGTCCCGTGAAGAAGGCGCCCGCATTCTCACGCAATTCGAGACGCACCTGCAGGAAGGATACTGCCGCATTCTACCCGTACGGACACGTGACTACAGGATGGCCAGATCGTGGCTGACCCAATTGCAGGACATCCTCCGCACGCTCGATGCCCTGTATCTGGCAGTCGCCGAATCCTCCGGAGCCTCTACCCTAACCGCAGACAAGCGGCTAGCGGCAGAAGCACAGGCCCTCGGCCTTTCCGTCAAACTCCTCACCATCACCCCTCGCCGCTAA
- a CDS encoding type II toxin-antitoxin system Phd/YefM family antitoxin, with the protein MGTVNVKETRLQLKALLDRVEAGETITIVRHGAVVAKLVPPAKRPKHLPSLAALRRTIRPKGGSLSRIVQQARTEERA; encoded by the coding sequence ATGGGAACCGTCAACGTCAAAGAAACTCGGCTTCAGCTCAAGGCATTACTCGACCGTGTTGAAGCCGGTGAAACGATCACCATCGTTCGACACGGAGCCGTGGTCGCCAAGTTGGTGCCACCCGCGAAACGGCCCAAACACCTACCGTCACTCGCAGCTCTCCGCCGTACGATCAGGCCGAAAGGCGGCTCCTTAAGCCGCATCGTCCAGCAGGCCAGGACGGAAGAACGCGCGTGA
- a CDS encoding transposase — protein MSSRKRFTPEFKREAVQLLESGSRPASALARELGIARNQLYKWQTELRARGVGAFPRPGAWKERTTEIARLKRELARVTEERDILKKVATYFARESQPGYTVDSSDSASCALLVEVSGEG, from the coding sequence ATGAGTTCACGAAAGCGCTTTACCCCCGAGTTCAAGCGTGAGGCGGTGCAACTGCTCGAGAGCGGGAGTCGTCCGGCTTCGGCGCTTGCTCGGGAACTAGGGATCGCCCGCAATCAGCTCTACAAGTGGCAGACCGAACTTCGGGCCCGTGGCGTAGGAGCATTTCCCAGACCTGGCGCATGGAAAGAACGCACCACCGAGATCGCGCGGCTCAAACGCGAGTTAGCGCGCGTCACCGAGGAGCGGGACATTTTAAAAAAAGTGGCGACGTACTTTGCCAGAGAATCCCAGCCTGGCTACACTGTCGACAGTAGCGATAGTGCCAGCTGTGCGCTTCTAGTCGAGGTTAGCGGCGAGGGGTGA
- a CDS encoding neutral zinc metallopeptidase, with protein MRWEGQRESQNVEDRRGMGPVAGAGGLGIGGLVLVLAVSYFTGMNPLALISMLNGMQEMAPSSVEETAPTGPVMDKLGKFASVVLADTERTWEQLLPTIGNSYQDPRLVLFSGGVQSACGMTSSAVGPFYCPGDRRVYLDLSFFNELSQRLGAPGDFAQAYVIAHEVGHHVQNLLGIAERVTNLQRRASEAEGNALSVRMELQADCFAGVWGYHAKHERDLIEPGDFEEGLRAASAIGDDKLQRMSRGTVRPESWTHGSSEQRVSWLRKGLESGDPRACDTFSGHRL; from the coding sequence ATGCGCTGGGAAGGCCAACGAGAGAGCCAGAACGTTGAAGACCGCAGGGGCATGGGACCGGTCGCAGGTGCCGGCGGATTGGGAATCGGCGGGCTGGTCTTAGTTCTAGCCGTCAGTTATTTCACCGGCATGAATCCCCTCGCGTTGATCAGCATGCTCAACGGCATGCAGGAAATGGCACCATCTTCAGTGGAGGAAACAGCACCGACTGGTCCCGTCATGGACAAGTTAGGCAAGTTTGCTTCAGTCGTATTGGCCGACACCGAACGGACATGGGAACAGCTGCTCCCAACCATCGGCAATTCCTATCAGGATCCCCGTTTGGTTCTCTTCAGCGGCGGGGTGCAGTCGGCCTGCGGAATGACGTCATCAGCTGTCGGCCCGTTTTATTGTCCGGGAGACCGGAGGGTGTACCTGGATCTGTCATTCTTCAACGAATTATCCCAGCGTCTCGGCGCCCCCGGCGATTTTGCGCAGGCCTATGTGATCGCCCATGAGGTCGGACACCACGTCCAAAACCTGCTCGGCATAGCCGAGAGAGTGACCAACCTCCAGCGCCGCGCCTCGGAAGCGGAAGGCAACGCGCTCTCTGTCCGCATGGAATTGCAGGCCGACTGTTTTGCCGGAGTGTGGGGCTATCATGCCAAACACGAACGCGACTTGATCGAACCAGGCGATTTCGAGGAAGGCCTGCGAGCGGCCTCTGCGATCGGAGACGACAAGCTCCAGCGAATGTCGAGAGGTACGGTCCGGCCCGAGAGCTGGACTCACGGCTCATCCGAGCAGCGGGTGTCTTGGCTGCGCAAGGGACTGGAATCAGGAGACCCGAGAGCCTGCGATACCTTTTCGGGACATCGTCTTTAG
- a CDS encoding DUF3015 family protein gives MNEPKMKATGFLLGCLALLAGACTTSPTGTTKDMFDFTSSTTPGAWYSQDGVLNPEYRPIAFATYNYQTVKRDIARGGGEHLVSLATLLGVSPSGVQEFGMLAQSQYANFDSPRITPEQLLSSMQSIVENHPHLARVYVAQ, from the coding sequence ATGAATGAGCCGAAAATGAAGGCGACCGGATTTCTATTGGGTTGCCTGGCGCTGCTCGCAGGCGCCTGCACGACGTCACCGACCGGAACCACGAAGGATATGTTCGATTTCACGTCGAGTACCACTCCAGGAGCGTGGTATAGCCAGGACGGCGTGCTGAATCCGGAATACCGGCCGATCGCATTTGCTACCTACAACTATCAAACCGTGAAGCGCGACATTGCTCGCGGCGGAGGAGAGCATCTCGTTTCGCTTGCCACGTTATTGGGCGTCTCGCCGTCGGGAGTTCAGGAATTCGGCATGCTGGCTCAATCGCAGTATGCCAACTTTGACTCACCTCGAATCACCCCGGAGCAGCTTCTGTCCTCGATGCAGAGCATCGTGGAGAATCACCCGCACCTGGCGCGAGTATACGTCGCTCAGTGA
- a CDS encoding alpha/beta fold hydrolase, whose amino-acid sequence MTIVISLLLALIFNTMACAPRASDRMDAVGAATDGTHTPLRRSAVVNGVQLSYLDTGTGQPVIFVHGVVTTSNIFPAYLNAYSPKFRGIAVDLRGYGDSDKPPTGFTIKNFSEDLIALADHLNIGRPVWVGVSMGGMILQQLALDHPDRVRALVLVSTTDGAMILDKDLPSIGRSRDYHEVSKQIIVESFPPHTAPSLYQPLLDRIPTWNGTVLREALTSMAQANVHGKLSAIQVPTLVVVGAKDDVATPEIARGIQSQIAGARLVQFDTGHFMMAEDPERFRSVLGEFLEQPLR is encoded by the coding sequence ATGACGATCGTCATCAGCCTGCTGCTCGCTTTGATTTTCAACACCATGGCATGCGCGCCCCGAGCCTCCGACCGCATGGATGCTGTAGGCGCTGCCACGGACGGGACGCACACTCCGCTGCGACGTTCCGCGGTCGTCAACGGCGTGCAACTCAGTTATCTCGATACCGGAACTGGTCAACCAGTCATTTTTGTCCATGGCGTGGTGACCACCAGCAATATTTTCCCGGCATATCTCAATGCCTATTCCCCGAAGTTTCGCGGCATCGCGGTCGATCTGCGTGGCTATGGAGACTCCGACAAGCCGCCGACGGGCTTCACGATCAAAAATTTTTCCGAAGATTTAATCGCCTTGGCGGACCACCTCAACATCGGGCGGCCGGTGTGGGTCGGCGTATCGATGGGCGGAATGATACTCCAGCAACTCGCGCTGGATCATCCCGACCGGGTCCGCGCGCTGGTCTTGGTTTCGACGACCGACGGGGCCATGATCTTGGACAAAGATCTGCCGAGCATCGGACGATCGCGGGATTATCATGAGGTCTCAAAACAGATCATCGTGGAAAGTTTCCCGCCACACACCGCTCCTTCGCTCTACCAGCCCCTTCTGGATCGAATTCCGACGTGGAATGGAACCGTCTTGCGGGAGGCGCTGACAAGCATGGCTCAGGCCAACGTACACGGCAAGTTGAGCGCGATTCAGGTTCCTACTCTCGTCGTGGTCGGAGCAAAGGACGATGTGGCCACACCCGAGATCGCACGGGGGATTCAATCACAAATTGCCGGCGCGCGGCTTGTGCAGTTCGATACGGGGCACTTCATGATGGCTGAGGATCCTGAACGGTTTCGCAGCGTGCTGGGGGAATTTTTGGAGCAACCGCTGCGCTGA
- a CDS encoding S1C family serine protease produces MSTGQSVLAESIPFEALERAKRATVGILEDTQDPRTPAKLGKITVRGTGFHLKDGYIVTARHAVEKNSPSGQIVPKTIHVLTTDLNELVAQLVGESAFLDIVVYRIPEAHRAILTSFAGFATGDIRAGSEVFTVGYPMGWGPTMAFGRLGNINTFLQTVETRLIQADLSACSGNSGGALFNLTGEVVGIMHAVIQTEKEETRVHCSQMAFAIPAMLAERIVNAAIDGKPLAFSKLGIHMTPVKDGTKWRMAVKDVSEPSKSAGIQKHDVLLAIEDTEILDAAQLKTYLIERTSPGQRVSVKVRRVDADLTFTVTLAAG; encoded by the coding sequence GTGAGCACTGGGCAATCCGTGCTCGCCGAGTCGATACCGTTTGAAGCATTGGAGCGCGCGAAACGGGCGACTGTAGGCATTCTCGAAGATACGCAAGATCCTCGTACTCCCGCCAAACTGGGCAAGATCACGGTCCGAGGAACCGGATTCCATCTCAAAGACGGTTACATCGTCACCGCCCGGCATGCAGTTGAAAAGAACAGTCCGTCCGGACAGATCGTTCCAAAAACCATTCATGTCCTGACCACCGATCTGAACGAACTGGTTGCACAACTCGTCGGAGAGAGCGCATTCCTCGACATAGTGGTCTATAGGATTCCCGAAGCACACCGGGCGATCTTGACTTCCTTCGCCGGCTTCGCCACAGGAGACATACGTGCGGGGAGCGAGGTGTTTACAGTGGGTTATCCCATGGGATGGGGACCGACAATGGCCTTCGGTCGCCTGGGAAACATCAATACGTTCTTACAAACGGTCGAAACTCGTTTGATTCAAGCCGATCTCTCTGCCTGTAGCGGAAATTCCGGAGGTGCGCTCTTCAACCTCACAGGCGAAGTCGTGGGAATCATGCACGCCGTGATTCAGACGGAAAAAGAAGAAACGCGCGTGCATTGCAGTCAAATGGCGTTCGCTATCCCCGCGATGCTTGCCGAGCGTATTGTCAACGCCGCAATCGACGGGAAGCCGCTGGCCTTTTCCAAGTTGGGCATTCACATGACGCCCGTCAAAGATGGAACAAAATGGCGGATGGCCGTGAAAGATGTATCCGAACCCTCCAAGTCGGCAGGTATCCAAAAGCACGACGTGCTGTTGGCGATCGAAGACACGGAAATTCTGGATGCGGCGCAGCTCAAGACCTATTTGATCGAACGGACCAGCCCCGGGCAGCGCGTGTCCGTCAAAGTGCGGAGGGTCGACGCGGATCTGACTTTCACGGTCACGCTGGCTGCCGGGTGA
- a CDS encoding bacterial transcriptional activator domain-containing protein yields the protein MSGKKRLLFLMIILLVVVLGPLCILEIGLRVSGFKVPEDPFLSFGSVPDFFVKREVDGKLYYQVAHRDVYSERLTSFPAEKGPNTFRVICLGASASAGWPHQGDEIYSAYLQQALQRAFPDRRIEVLNLSAHAYAAYRVRLIFEETLEFQPDAFVIWSGNNEFLERRVYRTGYAWAEPVFALANKSLLYRGFRGSRVGRWLFPENTLSAHERGHHLFTMWSKLEQVAVALRMDPAQFDAVKRHFESSMESMVEQAEARNIPVILTADPTNLREWHPAVSCNSVTGAKLEQWQSHYHEGRRELMAGRHAQAVTALEASVALDPQYAEGYFYLGRAFEAVKQFDRAYSYYRLARDYDCNPFRSISAFEESVRRIAERHANVTVGGLGDAFYRATAPAIPGFDLFVDHVHPTKPGNLVAAETVFNALVKTGRLGATAGVPRFTHVPKIAEPGGKPYDDWEDAAMQALLVRFYMSQHQSESIVHRSRFLLERPALRAQLTPKDIEFLEKAVPMFTEIVQSEERWIRGEAPDPREPNKAKLLEFYKTTFEGYEEYKQKYGKPAS from the coding sequence ATGAGTGGAAAGAAGCGGCTGCTGTTCCTGATGATCATTCTTCTCGTAGTTGTCCTGGGCCCATTGTGCATTCTCGAGATTGGGCTCCGCGTGAGCGGCTTCAAGGTCCCGGAGGATCCTTTTCTCAGTTTTGGGTCCGTGCCGGATTTCTTCGTGAAAAGGGAAGTCGATGGAAAGTTGTACTATCAGGTGGCTCATCGCGACGTGTATAGCGAGCGGCTGACGTCCTTCCCCGCCGAAAAAGGACCGAATACCTTCCGCGTCATCTGTCTGGGCGCATCCGCCAGCGCCGGATGGCCGCACCAGGGCGATGAAATCTATTCGGCATATCTGCAGCAGGCCCTGCAGCGGGCCTTCCCCGATCGTAGGATCGAAGTTCTGAATCTCAGCGCGCATGCGTATGCGGCGTACCGAGTGCGTCTGATTTTTGAGGAGACACTGGAATTTCAGCCTGACGCATTTGTCATCTGGAGCGGAAATAATGAATTCCTCGAACGGCGGGTGTATCGCACGGGATACGCCTGGGCCGAGCCGGTCTTTGCCCTTGCGAATAAGTCGCTTCTGTATCGCGGATTCAGAGGCAGCCGTGTCGGCCGATGGCTCTTTCCAGAGAATACCCTGAGCGCGCACGAGCGCGGCCATCACCTCTTTACGATGTGGTCGAAGCTCGAGCAGGTTGCCGTGGCCTTACGGATGGACCCCGCGCAGTTCGATGCGGTCAAACGGCATTTCGAAAGCAGCATGGAGTCTATGGTTGAACAGGCCGAGGCCAGAAACATCCCCGTCATCTTGACGGCCGACCCGACGAATCTGCGCGAATGGCATCCGGCCGTCTCTTGTAACTCAGTGACAGGGGCCAAGCTGGAGCAATGGCAGTCTCATTATCATGAGGGACGCCGTGAACTGATGGCCGGCCGCCATGCCCAGGCCGTCACGGCACTGGAAGCCTCCGTCGCGCTCGATCCGCAATATGCCGAGGGATATTTCTATCTCGGCCGTGCTTTCGAGGCCGTCAAACAATTCGACAGGGCCTATTCCTATTACCGCCTGGCGCGTGATTATGACTGTAATCCCTTCCGGTCGATCTCAGCATTCGAGGAGTCGGTTCGCCGCATCGCCGAGCGCCATGCCAATGTGACCGTCGGCGGTCTTGGAGATGCCTTCTATCGGGCGACGGCTCCTGCTATTCCGGGATTCGACTTGTTCGTGGACCACGTCCATCCGACGAAGCCGGGGAATCTCGTGGCAGCCGAAACCGTGTTCAACGCCCTGGTCAAAACAGGACGGCTTGGTGCGACGGCCGGCGTTCCTCGCTTTACCCATGTCCCCAAGATTGCGGAACCGGGAGGCAAGCCCTATGACGACTGGGAAGATGCCGCGATGCAGGCCCTGCTGGTCCGTTTCTACATGTCTCAGCATCAAAGCGAAAGCATCGTTCACCGATCCCGCTTCCTTCTTGAGAGGCCGGCATTGCGCGCGCAGTTGACGCCAAAGGATATTGAATTTCTCGAAAAGGCCGTGCCGATGTTTACCGAGATCGTCCAGAGTGAGGAACGGTGGATACGTGGAGAAGCACCGGATCCGCGAGAGCCGAATAAGGCCAAGCTATTGGAATTTTACAAGACGACGTTTGAAGGCTACGAGGAGTACAAACAAAAGTACGGCAAGCCCGCAAGCTAG
- a CDS encoding ABC transporter ATP-binding protein, which yields MPSPHRVPILDIQHATVYQGDTCVFRDFSLTLQEGEHIAIVGPNGAGKSTLLKLLLGHVHPMPLDQTRLRIFGQELYSVWDVRTRIGIVSHDLQQDYLASAEGLNVVLSGFYASNDTYDHQTFTDRQITRAKELLDELNIGSLAARRFGQLSTGEQRRFLLARALVHDPPVLVLDEPTSGLDLKACFQYLDLLRAQIRKGKTVMLVTHHLHEIPPEIERVILLQSGAVMADGPKALILTDKNLGRLFDCPVTPVQANGWYQAFPGR from the coding sequence ATGCCGTCGCCTCACCGCGTTCCGATTCTCGACATTCAACACGCCACGGTCTATCAAGGCGACACCTGCGTCTTTCGTGATTTCTCACTGACCCTGCAAGAGGGCGAGCACATTGCGATCGTGGGTCCGAACGGAGCGGGCAAGTCGACGCTTCTCAAACTGCTTCTGGGTCACGTGCATCCGATGCCGCTGGATCAGACGCGCCTGCGCATATTCGGGCAGGAACTCTACAGCGTGTGGGACGTCAGGACGCGCATCGGAATCGTCTCACACGATCTTCAGCAAGACTACCTGGCCTCCGCAGAAGGGTTGAACGTCGTCCTGTCGGGCTTTTATGCGAGCAATGATACCTACGATCACCAAACATTCACCGATCGACAGATCACCAGAGCCAAGGAGCTGTTAGACGAACTCAACATAGGCTCATTAGCCGCCAGGCGGTTTGGACAGCTCTCGACTGGCGAGCAGCGGCGATTCCTGCTTGCGCGCGCGCTCGTTCACGATCCGCCGGTGTTGGTATTGGACGAGCCGACCAGCGGTCTGGATCTGAAAGCCTGTTTCCAATATCTCGATCTGTTGCGGGCGCAGATTCGTAAAGGCAAGACGGTGATGCTGGTGACGCATCATCTGCACGAAATTCCGCCGGAGATCGAGCGGGTGATTCTTCTTCAATCGGGGGCTGTCATGGCTGACGGCCCGAAGGCGCTGATCTTGACCGACAAAAACCTGGGGCGTCTGTTCGATTGTCCGGTGACGCCCGTACAGGCCAACGGCTGGTACCAGGCTTTCCCAGGACGTTGA
- a CDS encoding FUN14 domain-containing protein, which yields MEVDIEREHHLSHDPPHGFWETLLADAPWNAKSVVAAGAATVAGLASWVTDYSSPAVARFGGSYVGGFFIGWAFRRFLRIGTLIAGAAMAAIAMLKSTGWVEVDWPSVEAQISQGITAVHHGAEGLKQAVSGYLPSAGAAAAGVFFGFRKK from the coding sequence ATGGAAGTCGATATCGAGCGGGAGCATCATCTTTCCCATGATCCACCTCATGGATTCTGGGAGACATTGCTGGCCGATGCCCCCTGGAATGCCAAATCCGTTGTGGCCGCAGGCGCAGCCACGGTGGCCGGTTTGGCCTCCTGGGTTACCGACTACTCCTCTCCGGCCGTCGCCCGCTTCGGCGGATCCTACGTTGGAGGCTTTTTCATCGGCTGGGCCTTCCGGCGGTTTCTCCGCATTGGGACGCTTATCGCCGGAGCCGCGATGGCCGCCATCGCCATGTTGAAAAGCACGGGCTGGGTAGAGGTGGATTGGCCCTCGGTGGAAGCTCAGATCAGCCAGGGAATTACCGCCGTTCATCATGGCGCAGAAGGGCTCAAGCAAGCGGTTTCCGGCTATCTTCCATCGGCCGGTGCCGCTGCCGCGGGCGTTTTCTTCGGCTTTCGGAAAAAGTAA
- a CDS encoding DUF433 domain-containing protein yields the protein MKTTLLHRITIEPGKCGGRPCIRGLRIRVQDILDMLAAGTSEKEILHDYPYLERDDIRAAMAYAAAYLNHSIVPARSG from the coding sequence ATGAAGACAACCCTTCTCCATCGCATCACCATCGAGCCCGGGAAATGCGGCGGGCGTCCTTGTATCCGCGGGCTGCGTATCCGTGTGCAGGACATCCTCGATATGCTGGCGGCTGGTACCTCCGAGAAAGAGATCCTACATGACTATCCATACTTGGAGCGCGACGACATCCGCGCAGCCATGGCCTATGCCGCCGCTTATTTGAACCATAGTATCGTGCCTGCACGGTCTGGATGA
- the aroC gene encoding chorismate synthase produces the protein MAGNTFGRVFTVTSFGESHGVAIGCVVDGCPPGLPISPEEIQQDLDRRKPGTSRHVTQRQETDRVEILSGVFEGITTGTPIALLIRNEDARSRDYGNLAETFRPGHADYTYWQKYGIRDHRGGGRASARETAVRVAAAAIARKWLREKYGVRVRGHLSQLGPLDVPFKSWDAVHGNPFFSADPDRVSELEAFMDELRKSGDSVGAKITVVAEGVPVGWGAPVYAKLDADLAAAMMSINAVKAVEIGAGFRAVEQRGSEHGDELTPDGFTTNHAGGILGGISTGQDIVVTIGIKPTSSIRIPRRSIDKAGRATTIETNGRHDPCVGIRATPIAEAMLALVLIDHSLLHRAQNADVTTSTPKIAARAAETTGSKKSRKPARVNSEPNEA, from the coding sequence ATGGCCGGCAATACGTTTGGTCGAGTCTTCACCGTCACGTCGTTTGGAGAAAGCCACGGGGTTGCGATCGGCTGCGTCGTCGACGGGTGCCCTCCCGGCCTTCCGATTTCCCCGGAAGAGATTCAACAGGATCTTGACCGCCGCAAGCCCGGCACGTCTCGTCACGTCACGCAACGGCAGGAAACGGATCGCGTCGAGATTCTCTCGGGCGTGTTCGAAGGCATCACGACGGGAACACCGATCGCGCTGCTCATCCGCAATGAAGATGCACGAAGTCGTGATTACGGAAATCTTGCGGAGACCTTCCGGCCCGGCCACGCCGACTATACCTACTGGCAGAAATATGGAATCCGGGATCATCGGGGAGGCGGCCGCGCGTCCGCACGCGAAACGGCCGTGCGGGTTGCCGCTGCGGCCATCGCACGGAAATGGCTGCGCGAGAAATATGGTGTGCGAGTGCGCGGCCATCTCAGTCAATTGGGACCGCTCGACGTTCCGTTCAAGAGCTGGGATGCTGTCCACGGGAATCCATTCTTCTCGGCCGATCCGGATCGCGTGTCTGAACTGGAAGCGTTTATGGACGAACTCAGAAAATCCGGTGACTCAGTCGGCGCGAAGATCACGGTAGTCGCCGAAGGGGTGCCGGTCGGATGGGGCGCGCCGGTCTATGCCAAGCTCGATGCCGACTTGGCTGCCGCCATGATGAGCATCAACGCGGTCAAGGCCGTAGAAATTGGGGCGGGCTTTCGCGCCGTCGAGCAAAGGGGTTCCGAACATGGAGACGAACTGACGCCGGACGGATTCACGACCAATCACGCGGGGGGAATTCTCGGAGGGATTTCAACCGGCCAGGATATTGTGGTCACGATCGGGATCAAACCGACGTCCAGCATCCGCATTCCCCGCCGGTCCATCGACAAGGCCGGCCGTGCCACTACCATCGAAACCAATGGGCGGCATGACCCCTGCGTCGGGATCCGTGCGACGCCGATCGCCGAGGCGATGCTGGCGCTGGTGCTCATTGACCACTCGCTGCTCCACCGGGCGCAGAATGCCGACGTTACCACCTCGACGCCGAAGATTGCCGCGAGAGCGGCTGAGACGACCGGCTCCAAGAAGAGCCGGAAGCCGGCGAGAGTGAATTCCGAGCCGAACGAGGCCTGA
- a CDS encoding DUF5615 family PIN-like protein — MKFLVDANLPPGLAVWLCEHAHESIHVSDQPGLTLDDRAVFEFARRNDYIIMTKDEDFATLAILVDGPAAVVWLRLGNATNIALRNWLEPLLPDILQRLAAGETLIEIV, encoded by the coding sequence ATGAAGTTCCTCGTTGACGCGAATCTCCCACCCGGCCTTGCCGTTTGGCTCTGCGAGCATGCACACGAATCGATTCACGTTAGTGATCAGCCTGGTTTGACTCTCGACGATCGCGCGGTCTTCGAATTCGCCCGCCGAAACGACTATATCATCATGACAAAGGACGAGGACTTTGCCACGCTGGCCATACTTGTCGATGGTCCGGCAGCGGTTGTCTGGTTGCGATTGGGCAATGCCACTAATATTGCCCTTCGGAATTGGTTGGAACCGCTGCTTCCGGATATCCTGCAGCGCCTTGCCGCCGGCGAAACACTTATCGAGATTGTCTGA